AGGAAGATCGCTTCCTGCGGGGGGAACCGATTCCGCTACGTCCGGAGGCTGGCCACATGCATTGAGAGAGGGGCGCTTCATGCGGTCCATCGCTAATTCGATTATGGTTTGTGCGCTGTTGACGACCGGGGCGCTGAGTATTGCGCATGCCCATGGACGGCATGTGATGGGAAGGGTGATCGGTCTTGGACCCGGCCAGGTTCAGGTTCGCACGACCGATGAGCAGACTCTTACGCTGATTCTGACCCAGGACACAAAAGTTCGGGCAACCCAGGGATCCGAGGGCGCGGAGACATTGCAAGTCGGGGATCGATTGGTTGCCGACGTGGTTGAGGAACAGGGTCGGCTTGTCGCTCGCGAAATTCGGTTTTCGAGGGCGCATCAGAAAAAAGAACCGTAAAAAGACATTTCATGTCGAAAGGAGCCATTTATGAGACCAAGGCTGATTAAACTCTTCTTCGTCATTTTTTCGGCCGTGACCGCTATTTCAACGGGGGCATTATCACCGATTCAAATAGATGCGGACCAGACCTCTCCCTATCGGATTTTGAACGAACCGTCCACGCACACCGCCGGCAAAGTGCGGATGGAAATCTTCGTCGATTTTTACTGTCCTCATTGCCATCACTTTGAATCCATGGTGCTTCCGGAATTGAAACGGGAATTTGGAGACAAATTGGAAGTGAGCAATGTGGGATTTCCCGTGATTCGCAACAAACCCAGCATGCCGTTCGAACTGTATGAGGCTGCGCGAGGGGAGGGCCGGGGGGATATCATGGCCGGCGTTCTTTTTCGGGTGCTGCAAGATGAGCGCCTGAATATTCTCGATCCCTCGGTGGAGGACAAAGTGATTCAGGAGGCGGGCATGAATCCGGAGGTCATGAAGAATCAAATCGCCTCGGGGGAGCCGAAACGTAAATTGGAAGAAGGGGTCTCGAGGGCCAACCGCTACGGAGTGCATTCCACGCCGACCGTGTTATTGGACGGCTATGTGTTGTCCGACGTCCCTACGGCGGAGAATCTTCGCCCCCTTGTTCAAAAACTATTGGCAGGAGAGAGGCTGTAGCCCGGATTCAGGCCGCCAGCCTTCAGGCAAAGGAATGAAATTTCTCCTCTTCATGAAAAACTCACGGCGCCCAGGGTTCCGATCCCGGTCGTGGCGGTTTATTCTGACCGCGTTCGTGATCATGAGCTACCTCACCCTCACGGGCGAGGCCATCCGTTGCCAATACGCTACCCATACCCACGAAGAACATCACTCCTCATCGTCGCATGACCACCACGCGACCCATTGCATGATGTCCACCCATTGCGCCGCGGCCGCTATGCATTCGGCCACGCCCGCACAACACTGCCCACTCCAATATATTGCCCGACTTATTGGGCCCGACCCGATCGTTCCAGAAAACGGCGGTATTGATGTCGCATCCAGCCGCGCTCCTCCTTCCTTCTCCTCCGTCGTCTAAATCCTAACAACGTCATTGTCGCGCGGGGGCTGTTTCGCGCCGCCCAGGCGTCCGGGACGAGTCTTCATCGGAGGTTTTGCCTGCCCGCATGACCCGCGACCGCACCGTATCCCACTTCCACGGATGGAGGACTTTTAAATGATCTGTATCCGAAGTACAGGCCCTATCGCTGTTATCTGTTTATTGTTATCGGTGCTTCCGTCGTTGTCCATAGCGGAGGAAGTGCCCCAGCTGCAGGAGACCACCTCATCAGAGGACACAACAACAACTGACAAATCGACTGAAGCGAACGAAACACCGGAAGCCCCAACAACCACCAAAGCCAACGAACCAGTCACTTTGGGCGAAATAAGCATCGTCAGCACCCGTCCTCAGGAGGGGCCGCAAGGGACAGCGATCACCACAGCGCCGCGCGAAGAGATGGACCTTCGGCCGACACGAAACTTCCTCGAATCGCTGCAGGCCATACCTGGGATCACCACCCAGCAAGGGAATGGACCGCGAGATTTCAACATATCTATCCGCGGCTTCGGGGCAAAAACCTCGTTCGGAATCCGCAACGTCAAAATGTATGAGGACGGCATCTCTCAGACCCAGTCCGACGGTTTGTCGCGGCTCGACCTGCACGATCCCTGGTTCATGCAAAGCGTGGAGGTGCTTCGGGGTCCCTCCTCTTCGCTGTATGACAACTACGCGCTCGGCGGCGTCCTTTTTTTCAGAACGCGCCGAGGGAGCGACCTGATGGGGACCGAAGGGGACGTGACCTTAGGCTCCTTCGGCTACCGAAAATACGCGCTTGCCTACGGCACGGATACACCGAATACGGATGTGGCCCTGTTCGGGAGCGCCGTCCACGAGGATGGGTTTGTCCAACACAGCGATTACAACACCACCACGGAAAACCTGAACTTCCGCGACCACATCGACGAACATCAGGATATCTACTTCAAAGCGATTAATAACTATATCAATGCCGACGTTCCGACTCGCCTTACTTTAAATCAATTTAATGCCGATCCGCGCCAGGCAGGCGGACTGGGAACCCGGACGGCGGAATCGTTGGACCAGGGGAGGGAGGATCGCCGTACGGTCCTGGGGACCCTCTACGAGCGGGAGATCAGAAGCGATACCATCCTGACAATGGAAGGCGATTTCGATTTAAAAGACATCAATCAAACATTCAATCAGATCACGGCGAACGTCAATCCCAACTTCAAATATTATGGGAACCTGCGGCACGACGGTTCCCTGCTCGGAGCGCCGCTGCACAGCACCGTTGGACTTTTCGTCAACTATATGGAACAGGAAGGCCAGACATTCCAGAATCTGAATGATTTCTATGGCACACGCGGTGTGCTCCTTCAGAACACTCACGGCTCGATCACGAACGTCGGAGGACGGTTCCGGGAGGAGTGGGAATTCGTTCCCCACTTGACCGCCGCAGCCGGTCTCGGTGTCGAAAAGTCGAAAGTAAAGGCGGATGTCATCAACTACACGAGCGCCGGAGCGGTGAATAACCGCGTTTCGCCAGACCAGACCTACTGGAATTATGCGCCGGAACTCTCGCTCACACACCACACCGACCAGGGGGCCAAACAATGGATCCGGGCCTCAACCGGCTATGCCATCCCCGGCATCAGCAACCTGACCACCGATCTGACCGGCGGGCCCGGCATCAACACCGACCTGAAGTCTCAGACCAATCTTGGGTTTGAACTCGGGTCCGATACTCCGATCGGGTCGATCCTCTCTTTGCAATTGACCGGGTTCTGGACCAACTTTAAAAACGAGATCATTTCGCAAAGCACTGCCATCGGCAGTTATTCGATCAATGCGGATCGGTCCCGTTATCGGGGCGTCGAAGCTGGCGCCACAGTGAAACCGTTCGAAGGGGCGCGCATCACCGGCGCCTATACTTACTTGGACGCCACTTACCAGCGGTTTGAGGACCAGTATCTCGTTAGCGGCGTCCCCACCGTTTTCAACCGGGACGGGAAAGAGGTGCCCTCTGTTGTGAAAAGCCTGCTCTATGTGCAGGCCGCGTACGATCATCGATCCGGTCTCGGCGCCTGGGTGGAGACAACACGGGCCGGCGACTACTTCGCCGACAACGCCAATACGCTGGAGACACCTGGATACATCGTGGCGAACGCGAACATCCACTACCTCCGATCTTTTTCTTCCACCGGCACCATCCGCTTTTTTAAGACGTTTGTCGAAATGGACAACCTCTTCGATCGGAAGTACATCGGATCGACGGCAGTTGTTTCGGACTCGCCGTGCGGCGCCACGCCCACGTCAAACTGCATGGCTCAGAATGGCCAGGCGTTCTTTACGGGCAATGGCCGCGGAGTGTATGCTGGCGCGACGGTCGGCTTCTAGCAATTGAATCGTATAGGAGAAAAGGAGGCTTCAATGAAACAGGCAGACAAATTCATCGGCGGTGGAGCGCTCCTCACCATAGGGCTTCTTGCATCATGCAGCGGTCTGGGTGGAACGGTTGCGGAACGCCCAGAGATTGTCTGGAAGCCTTCACAAGTCGTCGTGCAAGGGACGAAAGACTACTC
The genomic region above belongs to Nitrospiria bacterium and contains:
- a CDS encoding thioredoxin domain-containing protein, translating into MRPRLIKLFFVIFSAVTAISTGALSPIQIDADQTSPYRILNEPSTHTAGKVRMEIFVDFYCPHCHHFESMVLPELKREFGDKLEVSNVGFPVIRNKPSMPFELYEAARGEGRGDIMAGVLFRVLQDERLNILDPSVEDKVIQEAGMNPEVMKNQIASGEPKRKLEEGVSRANRYGVHSTPTVLLDGYVLSDVPTAENLRPLVQKLLAGERL
- a CDS encoding TonB-dependent receptor, with protein sequence MICIRSTGPIAVICLLLSVLPSLSIAEEVPQLQETTSSEDTTTTDKSTEANETPEAPTTTKANEPVTLGEISIVSTRPQEGPQGTAITTAPREEMDLRPTRNFLESLQAIPGITTQQGNGPRDFNISIRGFGAKTSFGIRNVKMYEDGISQTQSDGLSRLDLHDPWFMQSVEVLRGPSSSLYDNYALGGVLFFRTRRGSDLMGTEGDVTLGSFGYRKYALAYGTDTPNTDVALFGSAVHEDGFVQHSDYNTTTENLNFRDHIDEHQDIYFKAINNYINADVPTRLTLNQFNADPRQAGGLGTRTAESLDQGREDRRTVLGTLYEREIRSDTILTMEGDFDLKDINQTFNQITANVNPNFKYYGNLRHDGSLLGAPLHSTVGLFVNYMEQEGQTFQNLNDFYGTRGVLLQNTHGSITNVGGRFREEWEFVPHLTAAAGLGVEKSKVKADVINYTSAGAVNNRVSPDQTYWNYAPELSLTHHTDQGAKQWIRASTGYAIPGISNLTTDLTGGPGINTDLKSQTNLGFELGSDTPIGSILSLQLTGFWTNFKNEIISQSTAIGSYSINADRSRYRGVEAGATVKPFEGARITGAYTYLDATYQRFEDQYLVSGVPTVFNRDGKEVPSVVKSLLYVQAAYDHRSGLGAWVETTRAGDYFADNANTLETPGYIVANANIHYLRSFSSTGTIRFFKTFVEMDNLFDRKYIGSTAVVSDSPCGATPTSNCMAQNGQAFFTGNGRGVYAGATVGF